The Salvelinus namaycush isolate Seneca unplaced genomic scaffold, SaNama_1.0 Scaffold170, whole genome shotgun sequence genomic interval attaacctttaacgagtcaccaacccggatccgggatcaccccccactccccccccactgagtagcatagctagcatagcgtcacaagtaaattgtagcatctaaatatcattaaatcacaagtccaagacaccagatgaaagatacagatcttgtgaataaagccaccatttcagatttttaaaatgttttacagggaagacacaatatgtaaatctattagctaaccacgttagcataagacacaatttttttactccaacagttttttcctgcgtcagtagctatcactaattcgactaaataaaaatatatatagccactaaccaagaaacaacttcataagatgacagtctgataacatatttatggtatagcatagtttttttttgaaaaatgtgcatttttcaggtataaatcacagttctacattgcagctgcaatctgaaatagtgctgacgcagccagaacaattacagagaccaacgtcatataactaattacttatcttaaaacatttcagaaaaatacacagcgtacagatattgaaagcccaacatctggtgaatccaaacaatatttcagatttattaaatgttttatagcgaaaacaaaatgtagcgctaaattagcatagccacgccagccagaaccagctgggcgcccccgaccagttcacatgcacgacagatatatgaaataacatcgtaaattgggtcttactattgctgatctttcatcagaatgttgatcaaggtgtccttagtcctgatgagtcgttcaatccattcataatggcaactttccctcttcatttagcatatgtactggtcgactggccaaagtaaaaaaaagtcacagaacggaacacggcaaaactcccgaaaaaattcaaataatctgattaaactatattgaaaaaacatacattaagatgatatggtcacatgtatcaaacaaatttcgagacggagatagttttcatccgtaacggcagcaaaacagtagacaatcgcacctccaaatagcgcgaatcagagaaccggaagttgtcggtcacgccaaagaaataggtcttatttcacgtcagtacaaggtaaacaaaaaatttctcctctgacgtcctcttgacacccagaggaagacgaatgaagtgtgtttcgggtcataggtggcgtgaccatatataggcagagcgttgaagcgagcatacacatcttgcattcttcttcttggtcagggaaagtgctgtcaaatgacttctgtttcactcagagacaaaattgaaacggttttagaaactatagattgttttctatccaatggtattaattatatgcatatagtaagagcaataattgaataagaggcagtttaatctgtagaggaaattatgctaatgcgaaaacagcaccccctatagtggcaagaagtttttaagtatgtagtatacagtatgtaagtatgggtattcgaacacagcacTGGTTTCTTGTTGAAATTAACTGTAACCTTTTACTTCCTTCTTCAACGTCACTAGATGGAAATCAATAACATACACAAAAAGAAGACAATCGTCTTTTCTGTTATATTTCTACTTGTTTTGATGGTAATCTTAGTTTTCATCTTCGACATTCCCCATACAAAggtgagatattttacattttattgaaataaaataaagaaaaaatgaTTACATATTAAATTGTCATTGTTTGCCCCTACATTAGAACAGCGTTCCCAAACTTTAGTACAGTTTGCCATAAGTCTTATGAATGGAAACGTGTCTAAATAATGTCACTGTCACAGGATGGAGAAACTGAGAATGGAGGGATTCAAGATGGAGGGATGCAAGAGATTCTACCTCTAGACATGGTCCGTTCTTCTGTTGATGACAAATATGATGGTTGCAGAGATTTAATGTTACGGGTGGTTGAAAACATGTACCTCTACGATGAGTTAAACACTAATCCTCAATTCAATACATCCTGGAACATAGCAAAACCACACGCTATACCACATGGAGACAGTTTGAATACAGAGCATTCCATTGCTATCTATTTGTACACAAAAAACAAACCAGGACCCAATTCCAAATCAATCTACCTGGACTTTAACAAAGCAGTTCAAGAGGGCAATTCTGCATATATGACAACATCATTCAAGTACCATGCATTGCATTTCTACCTGACTGATGCCATTCAGATTCTTAGAGAAGGACAAGAGACATGTAAGGAAACCTTTCACAGAACCAACAAGAAGTTTGATCTGAGTGTTCTCAACCACGAGATCCGTTTCGGCACCTTCGCCACAAGCTCTTTCAGATCCGACTTAACCAACTTTGGGAATGTGTCTTGCTTTGAGATCCACACTTGCTTTGGCGCTGAGCTAACTTCTTACTCAGCCTTTCCTGAAGAGAGGGAAGTTTTAATTCCGCCATATGAGATTTTTGAAGTCACCAAAATCCAGACAAAGTCACCAGTGAATAACCTGTTGTGTGAAGTCATCTACACACTAAAGAGCAAGGGAGTAGACAGTGATCTGAATTGCAAATTGATTTTGAGTGGAGTGGAATCAAACATTATCAGAGCATCAGATACAGGCTACATAATACTCTATATTATGTTGATAACTACTGTATATTACCCCAGCTTCACACTGTAGAGATTCTGTCTGTGTTCCAGGTCAGCTACATTGCAGACGCATGCCTAATCTTATGCCTGTATAGGTCTTTAACATATCAACTAACTACATCATATCGCAATCTGATGCCCGACTGCACAGTCGATGATGTGGCACACAACCAATGGTTGATGCAATGCAACGTCTGCAATGTATTCGACCTGGAACGCAACCCCTGTTAAGGCTTGTTTTAACCTGCATTGATTGCTCGgttgcatatttttttttactgctaCTGTTTTGAAATTGTTGAGATTACATGTCTTGGTCAGGTGTAATATTTTCTTGACATTTGCTGGCATGTACACCGTGACCGCGGCTACCTACAGTACATCTGGCAGCTTTTGAGTTTTGGAAGGGGAGGGGATTTTCGGCCATTCGTTGCACGAGACTtgcaaagaggggggggggggggggctaccaAAGATGATTGTCCCTGGTTCCACCACTAGTCCAACATCTCAACCCCCCACAACCAACACTAGTAACGGTCCAGAGGCCAGTGCTCATGCAATAATTGGTTCTGAGTTGCCGAGATGAAGCCAAAGAGAACCAATCACTATCATCACATCTGAGTGACATTGTGGCATTTTCAAAATCCTTAAAATCACCTTATGTGCCTGACTGTCATGCCTAATGGCTGTACAAAGAAATGACACGTTAGTTAACAAAATCCTACAGTTAACCTTTCACACTATGCAAGTCTTGACAGGATTGCACGTGTCCCGTCATGTCTAATCTGTAATGAATTATACCAGACAAGCTGACTCAATTGAACCTAAGGTCAGTTCGTAATGGGTTGTAAGAATAACAAGAGTGAGGAGAAAATACAACTTGGAGGGCTCTCTGAGGCTGAGTGACAGGGTTGGGTGAGAGAGCACTGAGAAGGGTTAGTCGTTTCCTGTCTGTGAGGTCACTGTCCGTACGCCTCTCAgagaaaacaaagataaatgatgcAGCTACAGTATCAACCATAAATACCATGCAGCCTTTTCATGGGAGTGATATTCTGTCGGTTTCATTAAGTACGTTGTTCACCTGGAAAAACTGGTTTGAGAGACTCAGTCAAGCACAACCGACACACGTTGATAACGTGTAAGATCACTATAGGCCATAGGTTAATAGAGAGAAAGGACTATATGGAGGGTTCTGTCTGGTATGTCATTCTACCATATGACTAAACACACTGGCCACGTCCAACTCCCCATACTAACTAGTAGGCTGATGGATATGAG includes:
- the LOC120037328 gene encoding NAD(P)(+)--arginine ADP-ribosyltransferase 1-like, which encodes MTTSFKYHALHFYLTDAIQILREGQETCKETFHRTNKKFDLSVLNHEIRFGTFATSSFRSDLTNFGNVSCFEIHTCFGAELTSYSAFPEEREVLIPPYEIFEVTKIQTKSPVNNLLCEVIYTLKSKGVDSDLNCKLILSGVESNIIRASDTGYIILYIMLITTVYYPSFTL